A part of Denitratisoma oestradiolicum genomic DNA contains:
- a CDS encoding CDGSH iron-sulfur domain-containing protein gives MSDKNPHIVQKAPMAVDVEAGKSYWWCACGQSKNQPFCDGSHKGSAFTPVEYVAEKSDTVYFCACKHSGHAPLCDGTHKQL, from the coding sequence ATGTCGGACAAGAATCCCCACATCGTCCAGAAGGCCCCCATGGCCGTGGATGTCGAAGCGGGCAAGAGCTACTGGTGGTGCGCCTGCGGCCAGAGCAAGAACCAGCCTTTCTGCGACGGCAGCCACAAGGGCAGCGCATTCACGCCCGTGGAATACGTGGCCGAAAAGTCGGACACGGTGTATTTCTGCGCCTGCAAGCACAGCGGCCACGCGCCGCTTTGCGACGGCACCCACAAACAGCTCTGA
- a CDS encoding YceI family protein — protein MKNLTVLALAAALSGAAFAAPETYNLDPNHSFPRFSYNHLGYSVQLSRFDKTSGKVVMDKAARAGSVDIVIDTKSVSTGSALFNEHIQGEDYLDTAKHPTATFKSTKVVFEGDKPAKVEGNLTLKGITKPVTLTVTSFQAMPHPMVKKDAIGANARTTVKRSDFNMGKNAPYVGDEVTIDIAVEAIKE, from the coding sequence ATGAAAAATCTGACCGTCCTGGCCCTCGCCGCCGCTCTTTCCGGCGCTGCCTTCGCTGCTCCGGAAACCTACAACCTCGACCCCAACCACAGCTTCCCGCGCTTTTCCTACAACCATCTCGGATACTCCGTTCAGCTCAGCCGCTTCGATAAAACCTCCGGCAAAGTCGTCATGGACAAGGCCGCCAGAGCCGGCTCGGTGGACATCGTGATCGATACCAAATCCGTCAGCACGGGCTCCGCGCTGTTCAACGAGCACATCCAGGGCGAGGACTACCTCGACACGGCCAAGCACCCCACCGCCACCTTCAAGTCCACCAAGGTTGTTTTCGAAGGCGACAAACCCGCCAAGGTTGAAGGAAACTTGACCCTGAAGGGCATCACCAAGCCGGTGACTCTCACCGTCACCTCCTTCCAGGCCATGCCCCACCCCATGGTCAAGAAGGACGCCATCGGCGCCAACGCCAGGACCACCGTCAAGCGTAGCGACTTCAACATGGGCAAGAACGCCCCCTATGTCGGTGACGAAGTGACCATCGACATCGCCGTCGAAGCCATCAAGGAATAA
- a CDS encoding YceI family protein: MKKFLAGFMLTALLPGAGAVEYTSVQPEKSQITFVFKQMNVPVDGRFRKFNSTLAFNPAKPETAKVSLNIEMASIDTGSKEADEEAVGKQWFNVKGFPSASFVSGRVRSLGNNRYEVGGTLTIKGKAREVTTAVTYKPEGNTAAFDGGFSLKRADYAIGEGPWADFDTVGNEVLIKFRITAASNTPRK, from the coding sequence GTGAAAAAGTTTTTAGCCGGTTTCATGCTCACCGCCCTGCTGCCCGGAGCCGGGGCAGTCGAGTACACCTCGGTACAGCCCGAAAAAAGCCAGATCACCTTCGTCTTCAAGCAGATGAACGTGCCGGTGGATGGCCGCTTCAGGAAATTCAACAGCACCCTGGCCTTCAACCCCGCCAAGCCGGAAACCGCCAAGGTCAGCCTCAACATCGAGATGGCCAGCATCGACACCGGATCGAAGGAGGCCGATGAGGAGGCCGTGGGCAAGCAGTGGTTCAACGTCAAGGGATTCCCCAGCGCCAGCTTCGTCTCCGGCCGGGTGCGCAGCCTGGGCAACAACCGCTATGAGGTCGGCGGCACCCTGACCATCAAGGGCAAGGCGCGGGAAGTCACCACTGCCGTGACCTACAAGCCCGAGGGCAACACTGCCGCCTTCGATGGCGGCTTCAGCCTCAAGCGCGCCGACTACGCCATCGGCGAAGGACCCTGGGCCGACTTCGATACCGTCGGCAATGAAGTCCTGATCAAGTTCCGCATCACCGCTGCAAGCAACACACCACGCAAGTAA
- a CDS encoding cytochrome b, translated as MNADPAPSGLAPARYTATAIRLHWLIALAIACTFAVGLYMQGLPLSPWKLKVYSWHKWTGVCIFLLVLARLAWRLGHRPPALPETMPLRLRQLAEATHWLLYLLMFAVPISGWLMSSAKGFPVVLFGVLPIPDLLAKNPPLGDQLVLLHQTLNFLLLGLVIGHVGAALKHHFIDRDDVLRRMLSSR; from the coding sequence ATGAATGCCGATCCTGCCCCATCCGGTCTCGCCCCGGCCCGCTACACCGCCACCGCGATTCGCCTGCACTGGCTGATCGCCCTGGCCATCGCCTGCACCTTCGCGGTGGGGCTGTACATGCAGGGCCTGCCCCTCTCCCCCTGGAAGCTGAAGGTCTATTCCTGGCACAAGTGGACCGGCGTCTGCATCTTCCTGCTGGTGCTGGCGCGGCTGGCCTGGCGCCTGGGCCACAGGCCGCCGGCCTTGCCGGAAACCATGCCCCTTCGGCTGCGCCAACTGGCGGAAGCCACCCACTGGCTGCTCTACCTGTTGATGTTCGCCGTGCCCATCAGCGGCTGGCTGATGAGTTCCGCCAAGGGTTTCCCGGTGGTGCTGTTCGGGGTGCTGCCCATTCCCGACCTGCTGGCCAAGAATCCACCCCTCGGGGATCAACTGGTGCTGCTGCACCAGACCCTCAACTTTCTGCTTCTGGGGCTGGTGATCGGCCATGTCGGCGCCGCCCTGAAGCATCACTTCATCGACCGGGACGATGTGCTGCGGCGCATGCTGAGTTCCCGTTGA
- a CDS encoding MarR family winged helix-turn-helix transcriptional regulator, with translation MPQKSFLPLVRELAECFQAFEAFSAGHIRSLGLTPSQFDIIATLGNTEGMSCKELGQKTLMTKGTLTGVLDRLEARGLVVRQTSSTDGRSWVIQLTRSGQKLFERIFPAHLEHMGTIFTGFSDAQMATLRRQLAQLKKSFRASLEVGEGETS, from the coding sequence ATGCCCCAGAAATCCTTCCTGCCCCTGGTCCGCGAGCTGGCCGAATGCTTTCAGGCCTTCGAGGCCTTTTCGGCCGGCCATATCCGCAGCTTGGGGCTGACGCCTTCCCAGTTCGACATCATCGCCACCCTGGGCAACACCGAGGGCATGAGCTGCAAGGAACTGGGGCAGAAGACCCTGATGACCAAGGGCACCCTCACCGGTGTGCTGGATCGGCTGGAGGCCCGGGGGCTGGTGGTTCGGCAGACTTCCAGCACTGATGGCCGCAGTTGGGTCATCCAGCTCACCCGCTCGGGGCAGAAGCTGTTCGAGCGCATTTTCCCGGCCCATCTGGAACACATGGGCACGATATTCACCGGCTTTTCCGATGCCCAGATGGCGACCCTGCGCCGCCAGCTTGCCCAACTGAAAAAGTCCTTCCGCGCCTCCTTGGAGGTAGGAGAAGGGGAAACGTCATGA
- a CDS encoding flagellin N-terminal helical domain-containing protein: MVNSVSPSFNNLNQAEQALAKSLTRLGTASRINSAKDDAAGLAIASAMTAQLGSGNQSLRNVNDAQSLMETAGGALSQVGDTLQRMRELAVQAANGTNAASDRQALQAEFSQLGESLNQISGSTQFNGQTLLDGSFSGQVQNGPEAGNSRALSLGNVSTQGLGLAGAELGSTEGASNAIEAIDRAIASVGAQQGDVGATQASLSSTAASLAGTYENLAAARSRIADTDYGAETASLAQNSVRQQAALRAVAAYDAMQASKLDLLK, translated from the coding sequence ATGGTCAATTCCGTTTCTCCGTCCTTCAATAATCTGAATCAGGCCGAGCAGGCCCTGGCCAAATCCCTCACCCGGCTGGGTACGGCTTCCCGGATCAATTCCGCCAAGGATGACGCCGCAGGTCTGGCGATTGCCTCGGCCATGACGGCCCAGTTGGGGTCGGGCAATCAGTCGCTGCGCAATGTCAATGACGCCCAGTCCTTGATGGAGACGGCCGGTGGCGCCTTGAGCCAGGTGGGCGATACCCTGCAACGCATGCGCGAGCTGGCGGTGCAGGCCGCCAATGGCACCAATGCCGCCAGTGACCGGCAGGCCCTACAGGCCGAGTTTTCCCAGTTGGGCGAGAGCCTGAATCAGATTTCGGGAAGCACCCAGTTCAACGGGCAGACACTCCTTGACGGCAGTTTCAGCGGCCAGGTGCAGAATGGTCCCGAGGCCGGTAATAGTCGTGCCTTGAGTCTGGGTAATGTGTCCACCCAGGGCCTGGGTCTCGCCGGTGCCGAGTTGGGTTCGACGGAAGGCGCCAGCAATGCCATCGAGGCCATCGATCGGGCCATTGCCAGCGTTGGCGCCCAACAGGGCGATGTGGGGGCGACCCAGGCCAGTCTCAGTTCGACAGCCGCCAGTCTGGCCGGCACCTACGAGAATCTGGCTGCTGCCCGGAGCCGTATCGCCGACACCGACTACGGTGCCGAAACCGCCAGCCTGGCCCAGAACAGCGTCCGGCAACAGGCGGCCCTGCGGGCGGTGGCGGCCTACGATGCCATGCAGGCCAGCAAGCTGGACCTGCTGAAGTAG
- the mobA gene encoding molybdenum cofactor guanylyltransferase MobA translates to MAAADVTGLVLAGGMGRRMGGADKGLLLRNGRPLAAIVLQGLAPQVGPLLISANRHPEQYAALGAPVLADRMPDYAGPLAGIQAGLHACTTSFLMAVPCDVPDFPPDLVARLLAALEEPGAPTVAVAATTQRVHATTLLLRREVLPSLERYLNEGGRKVQGWLTQENARQVLFPDEAAFANLNRPEDLRPGPSP, encoded by the coding sequence ATGGCCGCCGCAGACGTGACCGGCCTGGTCCTGGCCGGTGGAATGGGCCGACGCATGGGTGGCGCCGACAAGGGCCTGCTGCTGAGGAATGGCCGTCCCCTGGCGGCCATCGTGCTGCAAGGCCTGGCGCCCCAGGTAGGGCCCCTGCTGATCAGCGCCAACCGCCATCCCGAGCAATACGCGGCGCTGGGCGCACCCGTGCTGGCCGACCGGATGCCCGACTACGCCGGCCCCCTGGCGGGCATTCAGGCCGGCCTTCATGCCTGCACCACGTCCTTCCTGATGGCCGTGCCCTGCGATGTACCGGACTTTCCCCCGGACCTGGTGGCACGACTGCTTGCCGCCCTGGAAGAACCCGGAGCCCCCACTGTGGCCGTGGCCGCCACCACCCAACGGGTCCACGCCACCACGCTGCTGCTGCGACGGGAAGTACTCCCCTCCCTGGAACGCTATCTGAATGAAGGCGGCCGCAAAGTACAGGGATGGCTGACCCAGGAAAACGCCCGGCAGGTACTGTTCCCCGACGAGGCCGCCTTCGCCAACCTGAACCGGCCGGAAGACCTGCGGCCGGGGCCATCTCCTTGA